A genome region from Streptomyces pratensis includes the following:
- a CDS encoding TetR/AcrR family transcriptional regulator: MGRVSQAQAEENRRRVVDTASRLFREQGTQVSVADLMKAAGLTHGAFYKQFASKEALVDEATAHAFAELARRYTEGLERYEGRRDAAQQVLIDTYLSVEHRDGPADGCPVAALATDIAREGGGREARRVYTEGVADFADFLATDDQDGIVRLCTLFGALVLSRATNGSPLSGEILTAAHAALTEAV; this comes from the coding sequence ATGGGTCGCGTATCGCAGGCGCAGGCGGAGGAAAATCGCAGGCGGGTGGTGGACACCGCATCCCGGCTGTTCCGGGAGCAGGGCACGCAGGTCAGCGTCGCCGACCTGATGAAGGCGGCCGGCCTGACCCACGGCGCGTTCTACAAGCAGTTCGCCTCCAAGGAGGCGCTCGTCGACGAGGCCACAGCCCATGCCTTCGCCGAGCTCGCCCGGCGCTACACCGAGGGACTTGAGCGGTATGAAGGGCGGCGCGACGCCGCCCAGCAGGTGCTGATCGACACCTACCTCTCCGTCGAGCACCGCGACGGCCCGGCGGATGGCTGTCCGGTCGCAGCCCTCGCCACCGACATCGCGCGCGAAGGCGGGGGACGCGAGGCCCGTCGCGTCTACACCGAGGGGGTGGCCGACTTCGCCGATTTCCTCGCCACCGACGACCAGGACGGCATCGTCCGCCTCTGCACCCTGTTCGGAGCGCTGGTCCTGTCCCGGGCCACCAACGGCTCCCCGCTCTCCGGAGAGATCCTCACCGCCGCGCACGCAGCCTTGACCGAAGCGGTCTGA
- a CDS encoding TetR/AcrR family transcriptional regulator — protein sequence MPGASQPVGRRERNKQLKLDRITAAAHELFAERGIDEVTTQQIADKADIGTGTLFLYAKTKGELLLLVQNSLYAEALERGRADAESIPDTLDAVMAIVRPVVECNRTQVDNGRVYLREMVFGDPAEPHHREALAITGRTEKAVAAVLCRDARVSEADAATTARVVSAVMFLAMAASVNVAASVDEIARDIREQIAVLLTR from the coding sequence ATGCCAGGCGCTTCCCAGCCGGTTGGTCGGCGCGAGCGGAACAAGCAGCTCAAGCTCGACCGCATCACCGCCGCGGCCCACGAGCTGTTCGCCGAACGTGGTATCGACGAGGTCACCACCCAGCAGATCGCCGACAAGGCCGACATCGGCACCGGCACGCTCTTCCTCTACGCCAAGACCAAGGGCGAGCTCCTCCTGCTCGTTCAGAACTCCCTCTACGCCGAAGCTCTCGAACGAGGCCGGGCGGACGCCGAGAGCATCCCGGACACGCTGGACGCTGTGATGGCGATCGTCCGGCCGGTCGTCGAATGCAACCGGACCCAGGTCGACAACGGGCGCGTCTACCTGCGCGAGATGGTCTTCGGCGACCCCGCCGAACCCCACCACCGCGAGGCCCTCGCCATCACCGGGCGGACCGAGAAGGCCGTGGCCGCCGTGCTGTGCCGGGACGCACGGGTCAGCGAGGCGGACGCGGCGACGACGGCGCGCGTGGTGTCCGCCGTGATGTTCCTCGCGATGGCGGCCAGTGTGAACGTTGCCGCGAGCGTCGATGAGATCGCGCGCGATATCCGGGAGCAGATCGCAGTCCTGCTGACACGTTGA
- a CDS encoding alkene reductase, translated as MSTSSSLWQPFKLGRVELPHRLAMAPLTRSRANADGTPGPLAATYYGQRASLGLIITEGTQPSADGQGYPNTPGIHTPEQIAGWREVADAVHAGGGTLFIQLMHVGRMSHPDNTPHHRQPVAPSAISADQDIFTATGPKKTPVPRELSIQDIQTTIADFRHAAASAIAAGADGVEIHGANGYLLHQFLSPNANHRTDTYGGSVDNRSRLVVEVARAVAEEIGADRVGIRLSPSMPLGGIDEGDIEAVRKQYRHLVGELAPLNLAYLHVHHVGDDELLRSFREVWPTALLVVRYGRTREQIADDIDAGLADIAPLGRFALANPDIVERLRTGAPLNEIDPVTLYGGGEAGYTDYPTLTGTHA; from the coding sequence ATGAGCACGTCTTCCTCCCTCTGGCAGCCCTTCAAGCTCGGCCGTGTCGAGCTCCCGCACCGCCTCGCCATGGCACCGCTGACCCGCAGCCGGGCCAACGCCGACGGCACGCCCGGCCCGCTTGCAGCCACCTACTACGGTCAGCGCGCCTCCCTCGGGCTGATCATCACCGAGGGCACCCAGCCCTCGGCCGACGGCCAGGGCTACCCGAACACGCCGGGCATCCACACTCCCGAGCAGATCGCGGGCTGGCGCGAGGTCGCCGACGCCGTTCACGCGGGCGGCGGGACACTGTTCATCCAGCTGATGCACGTCGGACGCATGTCCCACCCGGACAACACCCCGCACCACCGCCAGCCGGTCGCCCCCTCCGCGATCTCCGCCGACCAGGACATCTTCACCGCGACCGGCCCGAAGAAGACCCCGGTCCCGCGCGAGCTGAGCATCCAGGACATCCAGACCACCATCGCGGACTTCCGGCACGCCGCCGCCTCCGCGATAGCCGCCGGCGCGGACGGGGTGGAGATCCACGGCGCCAACGGCTACCTGCTGCACCAGTTCCTCTCCCCGAACGCCAACCACCGCACCGACACCTACGGCGGCTCGGTCGACAACCGCTCCCGCCTCGTCGTCGAGGTCGCCCGGGCGGTGGCCGAGGAGATCGGCGCGGACCGGGTCGGCATCCGCCTGTCCCCCTCCATGCCGCTGGGCGGGATCGACGAGGGCGACATCGAGGCCGTCCGCAAGCAGTACCGCCACCTGGTCGGCGAGCTGGCGCCCCTGAACCTCGCCTACCTGCACGTCCACCACGTCGGCGACGACGAACTACTGCGCTCCTTCCGCGAGGTGTGGCCGACCGCCCTGCTCGTGGTCCGCTACGGCCGCACCCGCGAGCAGATCGCCGACGACATCGACGCAGGGCTCGCCGACATCGCGCCGCTGGGCCGCTTCGCGCTGGCCAACCCCGACATCGTCGAGCGCCTGCGCACCGGTGCCCCGCTCAACGAGATCGACCCGGTCACCCTGTACGGCGGCGGCGAGGCCGGATACACCGACTACCCCACCCTCACCGGGACCCATGCCTGA
- the lpdA gene encoding dihydrolipoyl dehydrogenase, with translation MSSTHFDVVVLGAGPGGYVAAIRAAQLGKSVAVIEKQYWGGVCLNVGCIPSKALLRNAELAHTFHHQAKQFGISGDVSFDYGAAYDRSRQVADGRVKGVHFLMKKNAITEIDGHGTFTDARTIDVALTAGGTQKVTFDDAIIATGSTVKLLPGVELSENVVTYETQILSRELPASIVIVGAGAIGMEFAYVLRNYGVEVTILEFLARALPNEDAEVSKEITRQYKKLGVTLLTSTKVETVKDEGTSVTVTYTAADGKRSEIRTDKALMSVGFAPRTAGYGLENTGVTLTDRGAIAIDEHMRTTAPHLYAIGDVTAKLQLAHVAEAQGVVAAETLAGAETMPLGDYRMMPRATFSQPQVASFGLTEQQAREEGHDVLVAKFPFTANGKAHGLGEPGGFVKLVADAKHGELLGGHMIGADVAELLPELTLAQKWDLTAAELARNVHTHPTLGEALQEAFHGLTGHMINL, from the coding sequence GTGAGCAGCACGCACTTCGACGTCGTCGTCCTCGGCGCAGGACCCGGCGGGTACGTCGCCGCGATCCGCGCCGCCCAGCTGGGCAAGAGTGTCGCCGTCATCGAGAAGCAGTACTGGGGAGGCGTCTGCCTGAACGTCGGCTGCATCCCCTCCAAGGCGTTGCTGCGCAACGCCGAACTCGCCCACACCTTCCACCACCAGGCCAAGCAGTTCGGCATCTCGGGCGACGTGAGCTTCGACTACGGCGCCGCCTACGACCGCAGCCGCCAGGTCGCCGACGGCCGGGTCAAAGGCGTGCACTTCCTCATGAAGAAGAACGCCATCACCGAGATCGACGGCCACGGCACCTTCACCGACGCCCGCACCATCGACGTCGCACTCACCGCCGGCGGCACACAGAAGGTCACCTTCGACGACGCCATCATCGCCACCGGCTCCACCGTGAAGCTGCTGCCCGGCGTCGAGCTCAGCGAGAACGTCGTCACCTACGAGACCCAGATCCTCTCGCGCGAGCTGCCCGCCTCGATTGTCATCGTCGGCGCCGGGGCGATCGGCATGGAGTTCGCCTACGTACTGCGCAACTACGGCGTCGAGGTCACGATCCTCGAATTCCTCGCCCGCGCCCTGCCCAACGAGGACGCCGAGGTGTCCAAGGAGATCACTCGCCAGTACAAGAAGCTCGGCGTCACCCTCCTGACCTCCACCAAGGTCGAAACCGTCAAGGACGAGGGAACCTCCGTCACGGTCACCTACACCGCGGCCGACGGCAAGCGGTCGGAGATCCGTACCGACAAGGCCCTCATGTCCGTCGGCTTCGCACCGCGCACCGCCGGATACGGCCTGGAGAACACCGGCGTCACCCTCACCGACCGGGGCGCCATCGCGATCGACGAGCACATGCGCACCACTGCGCCGCACCTGTACGCGATCGGCGACGTCACCGCCAAGCTCCAGCTCGCCCACGTCGCCGAGGCGCAGGGAGTCGTCGCCGCCGAGACCCTCGCCGGAGCCGAGACGATGCCGTTGGGCGACTACCGGATGATGCCGCGCGCGACCTTCAGCCAGCCGCAGGTCGCCTCGTTCGGGCTCACCGAGCAGCAGGCCCGCGAAGAAGGCCACGACGTACTGGTCGCCAAGTTTCCCTTCACCGCCAACGGCAAGGCCCACGGCCTCGGCGAACCGGGCGGCTTCGTGAAGCTCGTCGCCGACGCGAAGCACGGCGAGCTCCTCGGCGGACACATGATCGGCGCGGACGTCGCGGAACTTCTCCCCGAGCTCACCCTCGCGCAGAAGTGGGACCTGACCGCCGCCGAACTCGCCCGCAACGTCCATACGCACCCCACCCTCGGCGAAGCACTCCAGGAAGCGTTCCACGGCCTCACCGGCCACATGATCAACCTCTGA
- a CDS encoding alpha/beta hydrolase, which translates to MAVSRQQHEFAEFQARTSAKSGVPGLDLAVVRDIIDSYQRASTEPEGISYAEVDADGVPALWAIPEGTDPDKALLHFHFGGSVTASMYSDRKAAGHIAKAAGVRSLVVDFRLAPEHPYPAQLDDAETAYRWLLSQGYEPKNIGSTGHSIGGTLAVMLPLRLLAKGEATPGAIVSVSPWTDLTIQNPSVDANEDNDKMLSRATLELFRSAWLQDPAVDFADPQISLVNADLTGLPPTTVHYGEYETLADDGAALGRRLAEYKITSEVHPLPEGQHSFILSAGRVPETDQAIQQMGQWLRQHLGA; encoded by the coding sequence ATGGCAGTCAGCCGGCAGCAGCACGAGTTCGCGGAGTTCCAGGCCCGCACGAGCGCGAAGTCGGGCGTACCCGGCCTCGACCTCGCCGTCGTCCGCGACATCATCGACTCCTACCAGCGCGCCTCGACCGAACCCGAAGGCATCAGCTACGCCGAGGTCGACGCGGACGGCGTCCCCGCCCTGTGGGCCATCCCCGAAGGCACCGACCCCGACAAGGCGCTGCTCCACTTCCACTTCGGCGGATCCGTCACTGCCTCCATGTACTCCGACCGCAAGGCTGCCGGTCACATCGCCAAGGCCGCCGGCGTGCGCTCACTGGTCGTGGACTTCCGCCTGGCCCCCGAACATCCCTACCCCGCCCAGCTCGACGACGCCGAGACCGCCTACCGCTGGCTGCTCTCCCAGGGCTACGAGCCGAAGAACATCGGCAGCACCGGCCACTCCATCGGCGGCACCCTCGCCGTGATGCTCCCGCTGCGCCTGCTCGCGAAGGGTGAGGCGACCCCGGGCGCGATCGTCAGCGTGTCACCGTGGACCGACCTCACCATCCAGAACCCTTCGGTCGACGCGAACGAAGACAACGACAAGATGCTCAGCAGGGCCACACTCGAACTCTTCCGGTCAGCCTGGCTCCAGGACCCCGCCGTGGACTTCGCCGACCCGCAGATCAGCCTCGTGAACGCCGACCTGACCGGCCTGCCGCCCACCACCGTCCACTACGGCGAGTACGAGACCCTCGCCGACGACGGCGCCGCGCTCGGCCGCCGCCTCGCCGAATACAAGATCACCTCTGAGGTCCACCCGCTGCCCGAAGGCCAGCACTCTTTCATTCTCAGCGCCGGACGCGTACCCGAGACCGACCAGGCCATCCAGCAGATGGGCCAGTGGCTGCGCCAGCACCTCGGCGCCTGA
- a CDS encoding PaaI family thioesterase, translated as MGRTRTYSWDDPAIPAQAAAGMAGLDFLREVQAGRLAAAPVGRTLDFALDEVEHGRAVFSLVPGEEHYNPIGSMHGGVFATLLDSAAGCAVQSTLPQGMAYTSLDLTVKFLRPVTVDTGRVRAVGTVISGGRRTALAQAQLVDAADRLLAHATSSCLLFPVPA; from the coding sequence GTGGGGCGAACACGTACGTACAGCTGGGACGATCCGGCGATCCCGGCGCAGGCCGCTGCGGGCATGGCCGGTCTCGACTTTCTGCGCGAGGTACAGGCGGGGCGGCTTGCCGCGGCGCCGGTCGGCCGTACCCTCGACTTCGCCCTGGACGAGGTGGAGCACGGCAGGGCTGTCTTCTCCCTGGTGCCGGGCGAGGAGCACTACAACCCGATCGGCAGCATGCACGGCGGCGTCTTCGCCACGCTGCTCGACTCCGCGGCGGGCTGCGCCGTCCAGTCCACGCTCCCGCAGGGGATGGCGTACACCTCGCTCGATCTGACGGTGAAGTTCCTGCGGCCGGTCACCGTGGACACGGGCCGGGTGCGCGCCGTCGGCACGGTGATCAGCGGTGGTCGCCGGACCGCGCTCGCCCAGGCCCAGTTGGTCGACGCGGCGGACCGCCTGCTCGCGCACGCCACCAGCAGCTGCCTGCTCTTCCCGGTGCCCGCGTGA
- a CDS encoding winged helix-turn-helix transcriptional regulator yields MEWLEVSTENCPIQRALDVVGEKWTLLILRDAVNGVRRFDSLHRHIGLSEAVLSDRLRKLTAAGVLETVAYREPGRRSRNEYHLTRKGWDLWPVLLALSQWGETHAVGPESPGPVLDVTHTDCGAPVHVTVQCSAERTPLTSKDVTVRLGSGARRLS; encoded by the coding sequence ATGGAGTGGCTTGAGGTGAGCACCGAGAACTGCCCCATCCAGCGCGCGCTGGATGTGGTCGGGGAGAAATGGACGCTGCTGATCCTGCGCGACGCCGTCAACGGGGTACGCCGCTTCGACAGCCTCCACCGTCATATCGGCCTCTCGGAGGCCGTCCTCAGCGACCGCCTACGGAAGCTGACCGCAGCCGGCGTGTTGGAGACTGTCGCCTACCGGGAGCCCGGCCGCCGCTCCCGTAACGAGTACCACCTGACCCGTAAAGGATGGGACCTGTGGCCCGTCCTGCTGGCGCTCAGCCAGTGGGGCGAGACCCACGCCGTCGGCCCCGAGAGCCCGGGCCCCGTCCTGGACGTGACCCACACCGACTGCGGCGCCCCGGTCCACGTCACCGTCCAGTGCTCCGCAGAGCGCACCCCCTTGACCTCCAAGGACGTCACCGTCCGACTGGGGTCAGGCGCGCGACGTCTCTCGTAG
- a CDS encoding IS3 family transposase (programmed frameshift) codes for MVMKNYPPQFKADAVALYESRPEATIRSVAADLGINPETLRNWVRAAGVSRPRGRRTQEPSQPSAPLEAENADLRKKVRELEEEREILRKAAKYFAGGDALVNRFQCVADLQRRHGVKRLCSILGVSRSSFYYWRRTAADRAARQVADARLAARIRAVHQESDGTYGAPRITAELREENGVAVNHKRVARIMRASGIEGVRLRRRHRTTVPDPAAAKARDLIGRDFTAGQPNTKYVGDITYLPIEGGKFCYLATNIDLASRRLAGWAIADHMRADLVTDALAAAIRTRGSLAGSIMHTDHGAQYTSRIFAEACRSAGVRRSMSAVGSSADNALAESFNATFKRETLQGRKSWPTEREARLDAFRWLHRYNTRRRHSRLRQRSPIAFENALHRTPTTLAQAT; via the exons GTGGTCATGAAGAACTACCCGCCACAGTTCAAGGCGGACGCGGTCGCGCTGTACGAGTCGCGGCCGGAAGCGACGATCAGGTCGGTCGCAGCCGATCTGGGGATCAACCCGGAGACCCTGCGGAACTGGGTGAGGGCAGCCGGGGTGAGCCGTCCCCGAGGGCGCCGGACGCAGGAACCGTCCCAGCCGTCGGCACCGCTGGAGGCCGAGAACGCCGACTTGCGGAAGAAGGTCCGTGAGCTGGAGGAGGAACGCGAGATTCTTCGGAAAGCGGCGAAGTATTTCGCCGGGG GAGACGCGCTGGTGAACCGCTTCCAGTGTGTCGCCGACCTCCAGCGCCGTCACGGCGTGAAGCGGCTCTGCAGCATCCTCGGCGTGAGCCGCTCGAGCTTCTACTACTGGCGCCGGACGGCTGCGGACCGGGCCGCCCGGCAGGTGGCCGACGCCCGCCTGGCGGCCCGGATACGGGCGGTGCACCAGGAATCGGACGGCACCTACGGAGCCCCGAGGATCACCGCCGAGCTCCGCGAGGAGAACGGTGTCGCGGTCAACCACAAGCGCGTCGCCAGGATCATGCGGGCGTCCGGGATCGAAGGAGTCCGGTTGCGCCGCCGGCACCGCACCACTGTCCCCGACCCGGCCGCCGCCAAGGCCCGGGACCTGATCGGCCGCGACTTCACCGCAGGCCAGCCGAACACAAAGTACGTCGGCGACATCACCTACCTGCCCATCGAGGGCGGGAAGTTCTGCTACCTGGCGACCAACATCGACCTCGCATCACGCCGTCTGGCCGGCTGGGCTATCGCCGACCACATGCGCGCGGACCTCGTCACCGACGCCCTGGCCGCAGCGATCCGAACCCGCGGCAGCCTCGCCGGATCGATCATGCACACCGACCACGGAGCTCAGTACACGAGCAGGATTTTCGCCGAAGCCTGCAGGTCAGCAGGGGTGCGGCGAAGCATGAGCGCGGTCGGGTCCAGCGCGGACAACGCACTCGCCGAGTCCTTCAACGCGACCTTCAAACGCGAGACCCTGCAAGGACGAAAGAGCTGGCCGACCGAGCGCGAGGCCCGACTCGACGCCTTCCGATGGCTCCACCGCTACAACACCCGACGCCGACACTCCCGCCTCCGACAACGATCACCCATCGCCTTCGAGAACGCCCTCCACCGCACACCAACTACGCTGGCACAAGCCACATAA
- a CDS encoding SDR family oxidoreductase, giving the protein MGETPQDPTTKHPQPEFAQQDQEPPGWTGPMDPRPDHGEDSYRGSGLLQNRAAVVTGGDSGIGRAVALAYAREGADVLFTYLPEEAEDAKETARLVEEAGRRGLAVPCDIREEEQCRRLVERAVAEFGRIDVLVNNAAYQMSQPEGIGDITTEQFDRVVRTNLYGMFWLCKMAVPHIPSGGSIINTTSVQAYKPSPHLLDYAMTKGAIVTFTQGLAQMLVEDGIRVNAVAPGPVWTPLIPATLPDTKEFGKQAPMGRPAQPAEMAPAYVFLASGHASFITAEIMNATGGTPLP; this is encoded by the coding sequence ATGGGCGAGACCCCGCAGGACCCGACGACCAAGCACCCGCAGCCGGAGTTCGCGCAGCAGGACCAGGAGCCGCCGGGCTGGACCGGTCCGATGGACCCTCGTCCTGACCACGGCGAGGACTCCTACCGGGGGAGCGGGCTGCTGCAGAACCGCGCAGCGGTGGTGACCGGCGGCGACTCCGGCATCGGGCGGGCAGTCGCTCTCGCATACGCACGCGAGGGCGCGGACGTGCTGTTCACGTACCTCCCCGAGGAGGCGGAGGATGCCAAGGAGACAGCCCGCCTTGTCGAGGAGGCGGGGCGCCGCGGTCTGGCCGTGCCGTGCGACATCCGGGAAGAGGAGCAGTGCCGTCGCCTCGTCGAGCGGGCCGTGGCGGAGTTCGGGCGCATCGATGTGCTGGTGAACAACGCGGCGTATCAGATGTCCCAGCCTGAGGGCATCGGAGACATCACCACGGAACAGTTCGACCGGGTGGTGCGCACGAACCTCTACGGCATGTTCTGGCTGTGCAAGATGGCCGTGCCGCACATTCCTTCAGGTGGATCGATCATCAACACCACGTCGGTGCAGGCATACAAGCCGAGCCCTCACCTGCTCGACTACGCCATGACCAAGGGCGCCATCGTGACGTTCACACAAGGTCTCGCGCAGATGCTCGTCGAGGACGGCATCCGGGTCAACGCCGTTGCTCCGGGGCCGGTGTGGACGCCGCTGATCCCGGCGACGCTGCCGGACACCAAGGAGTTCGGCAAGCAGGCGCCGATGGGCCGGCCGGCTCAGCCTGCGGAGATGGCGCCCGCGTATGTGTTCCTGGCTTCGGGGCACGCGAGCTTCATCACCGCGGAGATCATGAACGCCACCGGAGGCACGCCCCTCCCTTGA
- a CDS encoding isochorismatase family cysteine hydrolase, protein MSRSAVIVIDMINTYEHPDADLLLPGVRKAVPAIVRLLERARAAGVPVIYANDNFGEWRSHHGEIVETALAGQHAELVEPLRPDEESLFVIKARHSIFYETPLLYLLSQLGVQEVILSGQVTEQCVLYSALDAHIRHLDVVVVQDAVAAIHDDLANAALQMMERNMGADLTSVDQVKL, encoded by the coding sequence ATGAGCAGAAGCGCGGTCATCGTCATCGACATGATCAATACGTACGAGCACCCCGACGCAGACCTGCTCCTTCCCGGGGTCCGCAAGGCCGTGCCCGCCATCGTCCGGTTGTTGGAGCGGGCCAGGGCCGCGGGCGTTCCGGTGATCTACGCCAACGACAACTTCGGCGAATGGCGCTCCCACCACGGAGAGATCGTCGAAACCGCACTCGCCGGTCAGCATGCCGAGCTGGTCGAGCCGCTTCGACCCGATGAGGAGTCACTCTTCGTCATCAAGGCCCGGCACTCGATCTTCTACGAGACGCCCCTGTTGTATCTCCTTTCCCAACTGGGCGTACAAGAGGTAATCCTCTCGGGTCAGGTCACCGAGCAGTGCGTGCTGTACTCCGCACTCGATGCCCACATCAGGCATCTGGACGTGGTCGTCGTCCAGGATGCTGTCGCGGCTATCCACGACGACCTGGCGAACGCCGCGCTCCAGATGATGGAGCGCAACATGGGCGCGGATCTCACGAGCGTGGATCAGGTCAAGCTGTGA
- a CDS encoding zinc-dependent alcohol dehydrogenase: MRALTWHGKRDVRVETVPDPALKDPTDVIVRVTSTGVCGSDLHLYEVLGPYLDPGDILGHEPMGIIEEVGREVTELSAGDRVVVPFNVSCGQCFMCDRGLHSQCETTQVKERGTGAALFGFSKLYGQVPGGQAEFLRVPFGNTLPIKVPEGPADDRFVFLSDVLPTAWQAVEYADIPPGGTVTVLGLGPIGAMAARMALHRGASLVVGVDLVPERLSRAHADGVKALDLRRYGKGLGDKVRDLTDGRGTDAVIDAVGMEAHGAPLAKAAQWGVGLLPDAVAEKLMDRAGIDRLNALYAAIDIVRRGGTVSVVGVYGGAVDPMPLLTMFDKQIQLRMGQANVKHWVDDLLPLLTDEDPLGVDAFATHHMTLEDGPKAYQMFQDKEDGMIKTLLKP; this comes from the coding sequence ATGCGTGCACTCACCTGGCACGGCAAGCGTGATGTCCGTGTGGAGACAGTCCCCGACCCCGCGCTCAAGGATCCGACCGACGTCATCGTGCGGGTGACGTCCACGGGTGTCTGCGGATCCGATCTGCATCTGTATGAGGTCCTGGGGCCCTACCTCGATCCCGGCGACATCCTGGGGCACGAACCGATGGGAATCATCGAGGAGGTCGGCCGAGAGGTCACCGAGCTGTCGGCCGGCGACCGTGTGGTGGTGCCGTTCAACGTCTCCTGCGGGCAGTGCTTCATGTGTGACCGTGGACTGCATTCGCAGTGCGAGACAACCCAGGTCAAGGAGCGCGGCACCGGTGCGGCGCTTTTCGGTTTCAGCAAGCTCTACGGTCAAGTGCCCGGGGGGCAAGCAGAGTTCCTGAGGGTGCCGTTCGGCAACACCTTGCCCATCAAGGTGCCGGAAGGCCCAGCGGACGATCGTTTCGTGTTCCTCTCCGACGTCCTGCCCACCGCCTGGCAGGCCGTGGAGTACGCCGACATTCCGCCCGGCGGGACGGTGACCGTCCTGGGGCTCGGACCCATCGGCGCCATGGCCGCCCGGATGGCGCTGCACCGGGGCGCGAGCCTGGTCGTGGGGGTGGACCTGGTGCCCGAGCGGCTGAGCCGCGCACACGCGGACGGGGTCAAGGCCCTCGACCTGCGCCGGTACGGCAAGGGTCTGGGCGACAAAGTCCGCGACCTGACCGACGGGCGTGGCACGGACGCCGTCATCGACGCCGTGGGAATGGAGGCCCACGGGGCGCCCCTGGCCAAGGCGGCGCAATGGGGCGTGGGCCTGCTGCCCGATGCCGTGGCCGAGAAACTCATGGACCGCGCCGGCATCGACCGGCTCAACGCCCTCTACGCGGCGATCGACATCGTCCGGCGCGGGGGGACCGTCTCGGTGGTCGGCGTCTACGGCGGCGCGGTCGACCCCATGCCGCTGCTGACCATGTTCGACAAGCAGATCCAGCTCCGCATGGGGCAGGCCAATGTGAAGCACTGGGTGGATGACCTCCTGCCGCTGCTCACCGACGAGGACCCGCTCGGCGTCGATGCCTTCGCCACCCACCACATGACGTTGGAAGACGGCCCCAAGGCGTACCAGATGTTCCAGGACAAGGAAGACGGAATGATCAAGACGCTGCTCAAGCCCTGA
- a CDS encoding SDR family oxidoreductase: MALLYAREGADVAIVYLPEEESDAKKIKGEIDSLGRRVLLLPGDLRDPDFCGETVRRTVEELGGLNILVSNAAYLNSQTEPEQLTSEDFDRVFKTNVYAYFHLVTAAVPDMSQGNGIIATASEEALDESDLVMDYAASKAAVVVFTKSIAPHLVKRAIRANVVGPGPTWSAPNPAGQRFTDDYLTNLGAQTPLGQGPSPKRSRRPTSTTSATRSSYTIGVTIAATGEYTDSR, translated from the coding sequence GTGGCCCTGCTGTACGCCCGTGAGGGCGCCGACGTAGCGATCGTCTACCTGCCGGAAGAGGAGTCGGACGCCAAGAAGATCAAGGGCGAGATCGACTCCCTGGGACGCCGGGTCCTTCTCCTCCCTGGTGACTTGCGCGATCCCGATTTCTGCGGCGAAACGGTTCGCCGCACGGTCGAGGAGCTCGGCGGGCTGAACATCCTGGTGAGCAACGCCGCGTATCTCAACAGCCAGACGGAACCGGAACAGTTGACGTCAGAGGATTTCGACCGGGTCTTCAAGACGAACGTCTACGCATACTTCCACCTGGTGACGGCAGCCGTCCCGGATATGTCCCAAGGTAACGGGATCATCGCCACGGCCTCGGAAGAGGCCCTCGACGAAAGCGACCTGGTGATGGACTACGCCGCGTCCAAGGCGGCCGTCGTGGTCTTCACCAAGTCCATCGCCCCACACCTGGTGAAGAGGGCCATACGGGCCAACGTCGTCGGTCCGGGCCCTACTTGGAGCGCGCCCAATCCGGCCGGCCAGCGCTTCACCGACGACTACCTGACGAACCTGGGTGCCCAGACGCCCCTGGGGCAAGGGCCCAGCCCGAAGAGATCGCGCCGGCCAACGTCTACCACGTCAGCGACGCGGTCCAGCTACACCATCGGCGTGACCATCGCGGCCACCGGCGAATACACGGACTCCCGCTGA
- a CDS encoding CBS domain-containing protein has translation MTIGADNGVDEDFETMTQHKVQRLPVIDGTGLVGMVALGDAPRALDAPDAGRLVAALSTD, from the coding sequence GTGACGATCGGCGCGGACAACGGTGTCGACGAGGACTTCGAGACCATGACGCAGCACAAGGTCCAACGGCTGCCGGTGATCGACGGCACCGGCCTCGTCGGCATGGTCGCGCTCGGAGACGCCCCCCGCGCGCTCGACGCCCCCGACGCGGGCCGCCTGGTCGCCGCACTCTCCACCGACTGA